The following proteins come from a genomic window of bacterium:
- a CDS encoding peptidylprolyl isomerase, protein MDKKFSGKIKWIAVISGVAITVVAASFIAIGQDKEDKAKAGVTAGEPAAKEIVAEVNGKKITVSEFNAQLERIAGNEPTQADNPMLKQKLLDGMVKEALIMQEAEKLGVEKDPEVQKSLEQAKQQILVRAVVEKEVIDKVKSVDEKELKSFYEENKAQFQTGEKVRARHILVKTKAEADQIKVQLDKGADFAKLAKEKSLDTGTKENGGDLGFFGKGEMVPEFENAAFSLSTGKISPPVKSQFGYHIIKVEEKKPSAPLSFEEAKPYIERRLINQKQRERLELWLAELEKSAKITTYPERIGLVGTGAPKPAESEKK, encoded by the coding sequence ATGGATAAAAAATTTAGTGGCAAAATCAAATGGATTGCAGTTATTAGTGGTGTAGCAATCACCGTAGTAGCAGCATCGTTTATCGCTATCGGTCAGGATAAGGAGGATAAAGCGAAAGCAGGGGTAACTGCGGGGGAACCTGCCGCAAAAGAGATTGTTGCAGAAGTGAATGGGAAAAAGATAACGGTATCAGAATTTAATGCGCAGTTAGAACGTATTGCAGGTAATGAACCGACGCAAGCAGATAACCCAATGTTGAAACAAAAACTATTAGATGGAATGGTTAAAGAGGCATTAATCATGCAGGAAGCGGAAAAGCTTGGCGTAGAAAAAGACCCGGAAGTGCAGAAAAGTCTTGAGCAGGCGAAACAGCAGATTCTAGTTCGTGCAGTAGTTGAAAAAGAAGTTATCGATAAAGTCAAATCGGTTGATGAGAAAGAATTGAAATCGTTCTATGAAGAAAATAAAGCGCAATTTCAGACTGGAGAAAAAGTTCGGGCACGGCATATTTTGGTAAAAACGAAAGCTGAAGCAGACCAAATCAAAGTTCAGCTGGATAAGGGGGCGGACTTTGCCAAACTTGCGAAAGAGAAATCGCTTGACACAGGAACGAAAGAGAACGGCGGCGACCTTGGTTTCTTTGGTAAAGGTGAAATGGTGCCGGAATTTGAGAATGCCGCGTTCAGTTTATCAACTGGGAAAATCAGTCCGCCGGTTAAATCGCAGTTCGGATATCATATTATTAAAGTTGAAGAGAAAAAACCGAGCGCTCCGTTATCCTTTGAAGAAGCAAAACCATATATTGAGCGACGGCTAATTAATCAAAAACAACGGGAACGACTAGAGTTATGGTTAGCTGAATTGGAGAAAAGCGCAAAAATAACCACGTATCCGGAACGGATTGGATTGGTAGGAACTGGTGCCCCTAAACCAGCAGAATCAGAAAAGAAATAG